A single region of the Streptococcus sanguinis genome encodes:
- the rplI gene encoding 50S ribosomal protein L9, protein MKVIFLADVKGKGKKGEIKEMPTGYAQNFLIKKNLAKEATAQAIGELRGKQKSEEKAHAELVAEAQAIKAKLAEEATLVEFTEKVGPDGRTFGSITSKKIAEELQKQFGIKIDKRHIKVDSPIRSIGLIDVPVKIYQDITGVIRLRVKEG, encoded by the coding sequence ATGAAAGTAATTTTTTTAGCAGATGTAAAAGGCAAGGGCAAAAAAGGCGAAATCAAGGAAATGCCGACTGGCTATGCTCAAAATTTTCTGATTAAGAAAAATTTAGCCAAGGAAGCAACAGCGCAGGCTATCGGTGAGCTGCGCGGTAAGCAAAAGTCTGAAGAAAAAGCCCACGCTGAACTAGTGGCAGAAGCTCAGGCTATTAAAGCTAAGTTAGCAGAAGAAGCTACTCTTGTTGAATTTACTGAAAAAGTTGGTCCGGACGGCCGCACCTTTGGCTCTATTACCAGCAAGAAAATAGCAGAAGAGCTGCAGAAGCAGTTTGGCATTAAAATTGACAAGCGCCATATTAAGGTGGACTCACCGATTCGCTCCATTGGTCTGATCGATGTTCCAGTGAAAATTTATCAGGATATAACTGGGGTGATTCGTTTGCGGGTTAAAGAAGGATAA
- the mnmG gene encoding tRNA uridine-5-carboxymethylaminomethyl(34) synthesis enzyme MnmG: MTYNFTESYDIIVIGAGHAGVEASLAASRMGCKVLLATINIEMLAFMPCNPSIGGSAKGIVVREVDALGGEMAKNIDKSYIQMKMLNTGKGPAVRALRAQADKELYSKEMRKTVENQENLTLRQTMINEILVEDGKVIGVKTATHQEYAAKAVIVTTGTALRGEIIIGDLKYSSGPNHSLAAIPLADNLRDLGFEIGRFKTGTPPRVKASSINYDVTEIQPGDEKANHFSYTSRDEDYVKDQVPCWLTYTNAESHEIIQNNLHRAPMFSGIVKGVGPRYCPSIEDKIVRFADKERHQLFLEPEGRDTEEVYVQGLSTSLPEDVQKDLVHSIKGLENAEMMRTGYAIEYDMIMPHQLRATLETKKISGLFTAGQTNGTSGYEEAAGQGIIAGINAALKIQGKPELILKRSDGYIGVMIDDLVTKGTVEPYRLLTSRAEYRLILRHDNADMRLTEMGREIGLVDDERWARFEIKKNQFDNEMKRLESIKLKPVKETNAKVEALGFKPLTDAVTAKEFMRRPEVSYQDVVQFIGPAAEELDEKIIELIETEIKYEGYISKALDQVEKMKRMEEKRIPANIDWDDIDSIATEARQKFKKINPETIGQASRISGVNPADISILMVYLEGKSRSISKNQAK, from the coding sequence ATGACATACAATTTTACTGAAAGTTATGATATTATCGTGATTGGAGCAGGGCATGCTGGGGTTGAGGCATCGCTTGCTGCTAGTCGAATGGGTTGTAAGGTTCTTTTGGCAACCATCAATATTGAGATGCTGGCTTTTATGCCCTGCAATCCCTCTATAGGAGGATCTGCGAAAGGCATTGTCGTTCGTGAAGTAGATGCTTTGGGCGGAGAGATGGCCAAGAATATTGACAAGAGCTATATTCAGATGAAAATGCTCAATACTGGTAAAGGACCCGCTGTTCGGGCTCTTCGGGCGCAGGCAGATAAAGAGCTTTACTCCAAAGAAATGCGGAAGACTGTCGAAAATCAAGAAAATCTGACCTTGCGGCAAACCATGATTAATGAAATCTTGGTAGAAGATGGTAAGGTCATTGGGGTTAAGACAGCGACCCATCAGGAGTATGCGGCTAAAGCCGTCATTGTTACGACCGGAACAGCCTTGCGGGGAGAAATTATCATTGGTGATCTCAAGTATTCATCTGGTCCTAATCACAGTCTGGCAGCCATTCCTTTAGCAGATAACCTGCGTGATCTAGGTTTTGAAATTGGTCGTTTTAAAACTGGAACGCCTCCGCGTGTTAAGGCATCATCTATCAATTATGATGTGACCGAGATTCAGCCAGGTGATGAAAAGGCCAATCATTTCTCTTACACTTCTCGTGATGAGGACTATGTGAAAGATCAAGTTCCTTGCTGGTTGACTTATACCAATGCAGAAAGTCACGAAATTATCCAAAATAACCTGCACCGGGCTCCTATGTTTTCAGGTATCGTTAAGGGAGTGGGGCCACGCTATTGCCCGTCTATCGAGGATAAGATCGTCCGTTTTGCGGATAAAGAACGACACCAGCTTTTCTTAGAGCCTGAGGGACGTGATACGGAAGAAGTTTATGTGCAGGGGCTGTCAACCAGTCTGCCAGAAGATGTACAAAAGGACTTGGTTCACTCTATCAAAGGTTTAGAAAATGCTGAGATGATGCGGACAGGCTATGCCATTGAGTACGATATGATTATGCCCCACCAGTTGCGGGCAACCTTAGAAACCAAGAAAATTTCAGGACTCTTTACAGCAGGTCAGACCAATGGGACTTCTGGTTACGAAGAAGCTGCAGGTCAAGGGATTATTGCTGGGATTAATGCGGCCTTGAAAATCCAAGGTAAGCCGGAGTTGATCTTGAAGCGCAGTGATGGTTACATTGGAGTCATGATTGATGATTTGGTGACCAAGGGGACGGTAGAACCTTACCGACTCTTGACCAGTCGAGCTGAGTACCGTCTGATTCTCCGTCATGACAATGCTGACATGCGTTTGACAGAGATGGGACGAGAAATTGGTCTGGTAGATGATGAGCGCTGGGCTCGTTTTGAGATTAAAAAGAATCAATTTGATAATGAGATGAAGCGTTTGGAATCGATCAAGCTAAAACCTGTCAAGGAAACAAATGCTAAGGTAGAAGCCCTTGGTTTTAAGCCTCTGACGGATGCAGTGACTGCCAAAGAATTTATGCGGCGTCCGGAAGTGTCTTACCAAGATGTAGTTCAGTTCATTGGTCCGGCTGCAGAGGAGCTTGATGAGAAGATTATCGAGCTGATTGAGACAGAGATTAAGTACGAAGGCTATATTTCCAAAGCTCTCGATCAGGTTGAAAAGATGAAGCGTATGGAAGAGAAGCGGATTCCAGCTAACATTGATTGGGATGATATTGACTCGATTGCGACAGAAGCGCGACAGAAGTTTAAGAAAATCAATCCAGAAACAATTGGTCAGGCTAGTCGTATTTCTGGTGTCAATCCAGCAGATATTTCTATTTTGATGGTTTACCTAGAAGGCAAGTCTAGAAGTATTTCTAAAAATCAAGCGAAGTAA